In Brassica napus cultivar Da-Ae unplaced genomic scaffold, Da-Ae ScsIHWf_528;HRSCAF=793, whole genome shotgun sequence, the following are encoded in one genomic region:
- the LOC125604358 gene encoding CDPK-related kinase 2-like, producing the protein MGGCTSKPSSSVKPKDAFPQNDDSTPAHPGKSPVRTSTAVKSSPFLPFYTPSPARHRRNKSRDGGGGESKSVTSTPLRQLARAFHPPSPAKHIRDVLRRRKGKKEATLPAEKKQTEEEKEREEVGLDKRFGFSKEFQSRMELGEEIGRGHFGYTCSAKFKKGELKDHEVAVKVIPKSKMTTAISIEDVRREVKILRALSGHNNLVQFYDAFEDNANVYIVMELCGGGELLDRILARGGKYTEDDAKAVLTQILNVVAFCHLQGVVHRDLKPENFLYTSKEDNSQLKVIDFGLSDFVRPDERLNDIVGSAYYVAPEVLHRSYTTEADVWSIGVIAYILLCGSRPFWARTESGIFRAVLKTDPSFSEPPWPSLSFEAKDFVKRLLYKDPRKRMTASQALMHPWIAGCKKMNIPFDILIFRQMKAYLKSSSLRKAALTALSKTLITDELLYLKAQFALLAPNKNGLITLDNIRSALASNATEAMKGSRIPDFLALLNGLEYKGMDFEEFCAASISVHQHESLDCWEQSVRHAYELFEMNGNRVIVIEELASELGVGSSIPVHTILHDWIRHTDGKLSFLGFVKLLHGVSTRQPLAKTR; encoded by the exons ATGGGAGGTTGTACCTCCAAACCCTCCTCCTCCGTGAAACCCAAAGACGCGTTCCCACAAAATGACGATTCTACCCCTGCCCATCCCGGCAAATCACCGGTCCGTACCTCAACCGCCGTAAAGTCCTCTCCTTTCCTCCCATTCTACACTCCAAGCCCCGCCAGGCACCGCCGTAACAAGAGCCgcgacggaggaggaggagagagcAAGAGCGTCACCAGCACTCCTCTCCGTCAGCTCGCGCGTGCTTTCCACCCTCCTTCACCGGCGAAACACATCCGGGATGTTCTGCGGCGGAGGAAGGGGAAAAAGGAAGCTACTTTGCCGGCGGAGAAGAAGCAGacggaggaggagaaggagagagaggaggTGGGGCTGGACAAGAGATTCGGATTCTCAAAGGAGTTTCAGAGTAGGATGGAGTTAGGGGAAGAGATTGGGAGAGGGCATTTTGGGTATACTTGCTCTGCTAAGTTCAAGAAAGGAGAGCTCAAGGATCATGAGGTTGCTGTTAAAGTCATCCCTAAATCTAAG ATGACAACTGCAATATCTATAGAGGATGTAAGAAGAGAAGTTAAGATCCTGCGGGCGTTATCTGGACATAACAATCTAGTACAATTCTACGATGCGTTTGAGGACAATGCTAACGTCTACATCGTTATGGA GTTATGTGGAGGTGGTGAACTCCTTGACAGAATACTAGCAAG GGGAGGGAAATACACTGAAGATGATGCAAAAGCAGTGCTTACACAGATCCTTAACGTTGTAGCTTTCTGTCATCTCCAAGGAGTTGTTCATCGAGATTTAAAACCAGAG AACTTCTTGTACACTTCCAAGGAGGACAACTCTCAGTTAAAAGTGATAGATTTTGGTTTATCAGACTTTGTCAGACCAGACGAAAGACTGAACGATATAGTGGGCAGTGCATATTACGTAGCCCCTGAAGTTCTACACAGATCTTACACCACGGAAGCCGATGTTTGGAGTATAGGAGTGATAGCTTACATTCTGCTGTGTGGAAGCCGTCCCTTTTGGGCAAGAACTGAATCAGGGATCTTCAGAGCAGTTCTTAAAACTGATCCGAGTTTTAGTGAACCTCCTTGGCCTTCACTGTCCTTTGAAGCAAAAGATTTTGTTAAGCGGTTACTGTACAAAGATCCACGAAAGAGAATGACAGCCTCTCAAGCTTTGA TGCATCCATGGATCGCGGGATGTAAGAAGATGAATATCCCATTTGATATTCTGATTTTCAGGCAGATGAAAGCATATTTGAAATCTTCTTCTTTGCGGAAAGCTGCTTTGACG GCTCTGTCCAAGACATTGATTACAGATGAACTTCTTTATCTGAAAGCACAGTTTGCGCTTTTAGCACCTAACAAAAACGGCCTCATCACTCTGGATAACATCAGATCG GCACTTGCTTCAAATGCGACAGAAGCAATGAAGGGGTCAAGGATACCAGACTTTCTTGCATTG TTAAATGGACTTGAATACAAAGGGATGGATTTTGAAGAGTTTTGTGCAGCTTCCATTAGTGTTCATCAGCATGAGTCGCTTGATTGTTGGGAGCAGAGCGTTCGCCATGCTTATGAGCTCTTTGAGATGAATGGAAACCGAGTTATCGTCATCGAAGAACTCGCTTCC GAACTCGGTGTTGGATCATCGATTCCAGTCCATACCATCCTACATGACTGGATTAGACACACTGATGGGAAGCTAAGCTTCTTGGGTTTTGTCAAACTGTTGCACGGTGTCTCTACTCGACAGCCTTTAGCTAAAACACGGTGA